The genomic stretch ACATTGGAATAATGATCCGATACAATTTCTGAGCTCCAACGACATATGAATGGCCTGTGTTTTCGCCTGAAACCTACGCAGATCTTATTGTAAAGCGTAAACCAGATCAGTCGGTGGCGTCGTACAAGTGCGCTGGCAGCCGGGGCTCCGCCACGGCGACGAACGGCACCTTCCGCTTCGTGGACAGCCCGAAGTGCTCCTCCATGCTCACGTCCTCCGGCTTCACCCCGTCCGGCAGCCTCCACGCGAACCCCTGCACCAAGttcgccacgccgccggccaccagcttCATGCCGAGTTCGTACGCCGGGCAGATCCGCCGCCCGGCACCGAACGGCAGCAGCTCGAAGTGCGCCCCGCGCACGTCCACGCCGGCGCCAAGGAACCTCTCCGGCCGGAACGCGCCGGGCGCGTCGGGCCACGACGCCGGGTCGCGCGCAATCGCCCACACGTTCACCAGCATGCGCGCGCTGGCGGGGACGTCGTAGCCGGCGATCACCGTGTCCTCGCGCACGTGGTGCGGGATCAGGAGCGGGGCCACGGGGTGCAGCCGCAGCGTCTCCTTCACGACGGCGTCGATGTACGGGAGGTCCGGCAGGTCCCTCTCGGTCACCCAGCGCTCGCGACCGACGACGCGGTCGagctcggcggtggcggcggccatggcgtccGGGTGGAGGAGAAGCTCCGACATGGCCCACTCTATCGTCACCGCCGAGGTCTCCGTGCCGCCGGCGATGATGTCCTGGATGAAAGCCTTCACACCGTCGCGCGTGAGCTTGGCCTCCGACGACTCAGACCTGCCTTCCTCGGTGAGCTGCAACAGCACGTCGACGAGGTCGCTGGCCACGAACTCGCCAgctccggctcgccgccgccgctcctcgtgCTCGTCGAGGATCTGCTCGTTGAACCGGTCGTACATCTCGCTCAGCCGCTTCATCCGCCGGACGCATCCCTGCAAGTCGAGCCAGCCAAGCCACGGGACCCACTCGCCGACGTTGCTCACCGCGCCGGCCACCGAGAACGCCTCGTCCAGCGTGCGCCGGAACGCCTGGCCTTCGGCACTACCGTAGCAGCCGGACCACTTCTCCCCCACCGCCATGCGGAGGATGTTCCGAAGTGTGGCGCAGGTGACGTGCTCCCtgacggcgacgacgccgccggcgcaccGGAAGAGGCCGCGCACCAGCGCGCGCATCTCCTCCGAGCGGACGCGCTCGAACGACATCACGCGGCGCGCCGAGAAGAGCTCGGTGGCGCAGAGCTTGCGCGTCATGCGCCAGTAGGCGCCGTACGGGGTGTGGACGATGCCCCGGTAGCCGTAGGCCAagatctcgccggcggcggtgggcgggcggTCGGCGAGCGCGAGGTCGTGGGTCTTGAGGACGAGACGGGCGGTTTCCGCCGACGTGGCCACCACGGCGTGGTAGGATCCGAGGCGGAGGTGCATGAGCGGGCCGTAGCGCGTTGCGAGCGCCGCCAGCACACGGTGCGGCGGGAGCGCGCCGGCCAGGACGCCGAGGCTGCCGATCACCGGCCAACCCCGGGGGCCCGGCGGAAGGTTCAGTGCCTtccgccggcggcgtggcgggagGACGGAGCTGAGGAAGAAGACGGCCACGATGGCCGCCAATGCCATGGCCACGGACACCGTTGCCGCGAGCTCCATCGCTGGAAATGGAAGCCTTGGACTTGGAGAGTGTGGTACGATGAGGTGGTGTTTCATGGTGACACATATATAAAGAGggaattccttttttttcagaTTTACTACTCTTCAAATGCTTGATTTTTAGATATCTCTCAATCACCAACATTATACCAGAAATTGAATTGGTGATTGGAATTTCAGGTTAGGGTTTGGGAGTTTGGGGTGGGGGATTTACCTGTGACCCTCGGGTCTAGAGGAAGCTTCAGGGAGGCTCGCCGGCTGGCGGTGGAGGTTGGAGAGACGGTAGTGGAGCGGAGGCGGCATGCGCGCTACCGGAGCAGGGCGGTGGAGGATCCCCGGTGGGTGGCAGATGCGGCAGGGGAGTATGAGCCAAGCAGATTAGCATTGGGTGGCAGAGGTCAGCGATGGCGGAGGTGGTCGAGGCCGCCGGAGCCGAGCGGGAGGTCAGCGGCAGCGGGGTAGTTGCGTGGCTCTGCGCGAGGTAGACACTGGGAGGAAGACGTACGGGAGAAATAGAAAGAAtagagaaggaaagaaagggTGGATATGTACCCTTGGATGTAGATCCAACAGTTTTAGGGAGTGATTGAGAGAAAAGCAAATCTCAAATGTGTGGCAAggagttttttttataaactaAATTCTGTTATCATTGGAGGCACAGTTTGGTCATGGTGCATGTGCACATTGGTCAGTCATGCACGAAACAGATTGATGCAGCGCAACAGTTAGGGTTGTCTCCTGAAAAAGAAATATCAGTCCTGAATTGACAGTTGGAGGCAACTAGCTTCCCAATCACAAATTCACACATGTAAAAAGATGTTAACTGTGTGGTGTGATGAATCACAGTTTAATTCACAAGGTCCACGGAACCTACATACTTGAAGGGTGATGGTGCGAGGGAGCAAAGAAAACATCAGATTGCCATCCATCAGCTCCTAGTTTCTCGGATCTTAGTAGTAGATCCTTCTTGCAGCCATAACCCACTATAGCTTCCTTCTTGCAGAAAGTCGATTTTGGAAGAACTTTTTATGGGACAAGTTTTCCTTGTAATTTTGcattgccttttttttcctcttccttgAAAGCTTCTATAGGAAAAAATATGATCCTACTAAATCTATAGATAGCAATATACATTTGTGCTGAATTTGTAGCAATCGGTTAACATTATGTTACATTGTGGAAAAATGTTGATTTGCTGCTTTGCTGAGTTTGTGGACCGGTTAACAGTTATGTTTCTTTGTGGAAAAATATTAGCTTTGCTGTGAGTTTCTTGGGGACTAGGGGTTACTTCTTTGCTGAATTTCTGTACAACTTTTATGCTGAATGTTTAgtttaaaaaaatcaactttGGTTTTAGTGGAGCGTAAATGTTAACGATTTGCACTAGTAAAAGGTTTATACCAGAAGTAAAACGTATCAATATAGTACATCATTAGATTTTCTCTTCCCCACACATCATCTCACCTATAAATATCATCACCGATCAATACCGCAACTCTTCACGAGCTCGCTGGTACCAAGCTAGGCCCGGCACGATGGTGGAGTCGTGCCGTACTGTGCCCGCCTACTAGCTGGACCCTTGGCCCAGGCATGAGCACGTAGGGCCCATTTCGTAACGTGCTAGCCCGGTTGGCTCAAGGAGCTTGTCGGGGCCATGTCAGCACTGCACTCGCTGCTCGCTGATGGACTCTATGCTACCGCTGCCCACTTGCTCCGCGGCTCAACTCCACCCCGCCACCCCATCCGTCAACTCACCACTAGCTGCTTAGCCTTGCCCCATCTGTCCCGTCCCATCCCGTCATAGCGTTGCCATAGATCCgcgcggggaggaagaagaggagggagcCGCGCCTCGCCTCTCCACAcacgccaccacctgctccACAATCCCTCGTTAGATCCACgtggggagagagaaggggaggagagtgGCAGCTAATGGCCTTCCTTCCTCGACGCTAAACGGGAGCTGCGGAGTGtagagaggggggggggttggGTGGCGGCGTTGGGGAGGTTGTGGGGGGAGAGAGAGCCGGAGAGGTTGCTGGCTGGCTGGTGCTGGGAAGGCCAGGAGGAGGCTAGGATTTTGAAAATTATGTATGAGGACGGGTCGGCACCGGGCCTAGTGTTGTTTAACGGGCCGTGCTGCTCGGCATGATAGGGTGATGGCCCAAGCCCGACACGAGCTACCGGTCCGTGCCAGCCTGAGCAAGATGACCATCGTGCCATGCTGGGCTTTCAAGCTCGGGCTTTTGTACAAGTATAAGTGGGACATGAGCCAACCATCACATGCTGCAGATACGAGCTCCTTCAAGCAAGAGGCATATCCAGCGACGCGGGACCTGAACCAATCACTGAACAAAAATGGTGCCCATGGTAGCTTGCTCAAGCCGGAGGCATATCCGGTGAAGTGGGACCCAAGCCAACCGCTTGATGATCCTACTTCTTTCAGGAGCTCCTTCAATGCAGAGACATACCCAGTAACGTGGCACCCAAGCCAATTGCCTGGATGATCCTACTTCCGGCATGAGCTCCTTTAAGCCAGAGGCATTTCCGATGAATGGCACTGTAGCAGCATGGCACCCGAGCCAACCACATGATGATCCTACTTCCCACGGGAGCTCCTTCAAGCTCGAAGCATGTCAGGTGATGTGGCACCAGAACCCGGAGACAAGCCAACTACAGGATGGTCCTTCCGCCCTAGAGAGCTCCTTCACGCCGAAGCCATGTCCGGTGAAGTGGACCCCTCCTGTTTCAGCAGGTACGTTTCTTCTCCTAGCAGCCGCGCCACCTTGCAAGATAAGAATAACATCAGTGCATTGGAGctccattattttttttcagtgCCGTTGAGGCAAATGAAAGTAGAGAAATGTGGTTTGAAAACCGCATCTCTAATATGGTGAATGTGAGTGCTTTATGATGTATGGTGCTTCCTCGTCTTGCTTGCAGCGTCAGAAGTTGCGGAGAAGCCAACACGCATGCATGGCATACATGTGGTTTGAGGATTTAGTTAGTGGAGCATCAGATTTGAGGGGGAGTTCGTCAGCTCTGTTAGCAGCAGATTTAGCAGTGCACAGTTTTTGTAGAAGTATGATTTGAGGGGCTAAATGGGGTTGTCAGCTTGTGAGAGACTTGTTGAACTTCAGTTCTACCAATTTTGAGGATATTTAGATTTGTGGTTTGCTCCGTGTGAGTAGGATTCTGAAGGTGACAGAAACTATTTTTCAGCAAAGCTGAGAGTGATACCTCTTATTGTAATCTCGCTTTGGTGTTGTTGCTAGTGCTATTATATCAAGGTTGCAATTGCCTTGTTAGTGTTGGTGCTGATGAGATGTACCTCTAGATATTCTAAAGAAGACTCTTGTATCTATTATTGAAATAAGTGGAAGAGGTTGGGAGTGGGCTGGTTGCCCCGTGGCTTTTACTCCTCTTGCTTGGAGGAGATTGTTCACGTAAATCATTGTGTCATTTGTGCATTGTGTGTTGATTATTCCGCTGCAAACTGTTAGTTGCAATTATCCTCAAGTTCAATCACAAGATGAGGGAGTAATTGTGCGTTAGTGTTGACGGTTATTCTCAACACTCAACACCATCCCTAGGATGTTTCGGATCCCGCGTGGGTCAGAGAAGGCAGCTCAagtcgccgccaccctccggACATGCGAGGAGCCGTCCCCGGAGCCTCCGGCCACCTTCGCCGTGGTCACCATCGTgcacgggaggaggaggccgccaccggcgccaTGTACGCTGCGTATCAGCGGCAGCAAGGCGGTAGTGTCGTGCCTCCCGATGCCTTACCCGTACATGGCCCACTACTGCGACCGGCCGGCCGACGTGGCGGCTGTCCGTGTCGagctggcggcgcgggcgccacCGCGATCGCGATGTGCCACGCCAACACGACGGGTTGGGATGCCTGCTACTTCCGGATGCTGAACATGACGTGCGATGTGGCTGCCTGCTGCCTCCGTCGTAGGGCAAAGCGCATCTCAGGGTCAGCGCGTATCATCAGGTCGAAAGGCATAGTGGATGGACAACAGGTCAATATTCCCGGGAAACTCGCTGCGGATTTTCCCGCGGTCAACGCGCATCACGTACGTCGTCGAATTAGAATCCGTTGATGGGGTGGAGGTACGGAGCTCAGATGGTTGCAGCAAACATGCAGGTAACTGCAGTTCAGTAACTTTGTATGTGTGTGTTTCTTCAGTaacttagggtgcgtttggttgggagataatgtagaacgggacggtcccgttccagtttttcgggatgggatgatcccatttcttgtttggttgaatgggatgggtccgtcctaattttttatttggttggagagatcgctatagacgggacgagcaccgttttcttcttctattaacaccgttcgtggggcccacctgtcatactaacaggtatcttcttcctccaccggccggccgcggtggagctcgcgcccgccggccccgctcgcccgcgcccgccacgctcgcccgcgccggccgctgccgtgcttgcccccgcccgccggccctgcTCGTCTGCGCCGGCCGCGGctgcgctcgcccgcgcccgccggccgcggccgtgctCGCCCCCGCCAGCCGGCCCtgctcgcctccgccggccgcggccgcgcgagcCCGCGCCGGTCCCTCCGCGCCCGCTGGCCGCACTCGCCCacgccg from Setaria italica strain Yugu1 chromosome II, Setaria_italica_v2.0, whole genome shotgun sequence encodes the following:
- the LOC101776133 gene encoding flavonoid 3'-monooxygenase — encoded protein: MKHHLIVPHSPSPRLPFPAMELAATVSVAMALAAIVAVFFLSSVLPPRRRRKALNLPPGPRGWPVIGSLGVLAGALPPHRVLAALATRYGPLMHLRLGSYHAVVATSAETARLVLKTHDLALADRPPTAAGEILAYGYRGIVHTPYGAYWRMTRKLCATELFSARRVMSFERVRSEEMRALVRGLFRCAGGVVAVREHVTCATLRNILRMAVGEKWSGCYGSAEGQAFRRTLDEAFSVAGAVSNVGEWVPWLGWLDLQGCVRRMKRLSEMYDRFNEQILDEHEERRRRAGAGEFVASDLVDVLLQLTEEGRSESSEAKLTRDGVKAFIQDIIAGGTETSAVTIEWAMSELLLHPDAMAAATAELDRVVGRERWVTERDLPDLPYIDAVVKETLRLHPVAPLLIPHHVREDTVIAGYDVPASARMLVNVWAIARDPASWPDAPGAFRPERFLGAGVDVRGAHFELLPFGAGRRICPAYELGMKLVAGGVANLVQGFAWRLPDGVKPEDVSMEEHFGLSTKRKVPFVAVAEPRLPAHLYDATD